TATTAAAATTTTATCAGTGCAAACTAATAAAAGGAAAAGAAAATGTATCTAGTTTCGAAGAAAAAATTCCTGATCATTATATCATACAATCAAAACTGTTTTACAAAACAGAAAAACAACTAATTTCTAAAATTCCGACAATTAAAACACTTATTAAAGAAGTTTTTAAAGATAAAAGCAAAGAATTATCGAATTTTATAAAAACAAATAAATTAAAACACAAAAAGGAATCTGATCTTATTATGATATTTAATTACTACAATTCAATTAAGTGAACAATCTAAACAGATAGCCTTTAAGCATGTGGCAACAATTTATTAAATGGCTGGAAAATCTTCAGATTCCCTGCCAATTTCAAAAATATTTTGGAATTGAATGCCCTGGCTGTGGTTTTCAAAGCTCTTTAATTGCATTGCTTAAAGGTGACATTTGCAAATCGCTACAACTATACCCTGCTTTGCTACCCATAATTAGTTTTATTGTATTGCTAATTTTACACATTAAATTCAAATTCTCTTGGGGATCAATTACCCTAAAAATACTTTTGTTAATTTCATTTTTATTAGTTCTGGGAAACTACTTTCAAAAAATATTATTCCAGATATAAGCTTAAAAGATCTAGAAAAAGCATTATTACCTAAGTCAATTAATATTCTTTTTCATTCTTTAGATTAGAATTAAAATAGTTAAGGTTCTTTGATAACAATTTTTATCTTTGCACAAATATTAAATAAAACTCCCCAGTAATAACTTTAATTATAAAGTTGATTGGGGATTTTTTGAATCAGATTATGAACTTAAATCAAAGAATAAAGAGCTTTAGTATATTGGGTGATTTTTTATCACAATTTTGTTCTGAAAATCAATCACAAACGAATCATTATTTAAATTCGAAATTCTATAATGATTTTAAAGCACTTATTTCCAGAGTTGCGAATGAAAACTTATGGTTTACTCCTTTTCATGTTCATGCATCTATAAATGGAATTTGCTCTTTTTTAAATGCTGAAAAATTAGAAAAATGGCTTTCTAAATATTCAATTTCCGATAAAAATACTGAACTTAAAGTTGCTGTAATAATGGCCGGAAATATTCCAATGGTAGGATTTCACGACATGTTATCAGTACTAATTTCGGGACATCATTTTATAGGAAAATTATCTTCAAAAGATAATCAGCTTTTAGACTTTATATCTAAAATTTTAATTGAAATAAACTCTGAATTTCGGGAACTAATATCATTCCAGTCGGAAAGATTAAATGTACAAAATAAATTCGATGCAATTATTGCCACGGGCAGTAATAATTCTGCGCGCTATTTCGAAGCATACTTTGGTAAATACCAGCACATTATCCGAAAAAACAGAACATCGATTGCTGTACTTAGCGGAAATGAAAGTAAAGAAGAGTTAATAGCACTTGGGAAAGATATTTTTCTATACTTTGGTTTGGGCTGTAGAAATGTATCAAAATTATACGTTCCAACTAGCTACGATTTTACGAAACTTCTTGACTGCTGGAAAGACTATGCCTACGTTAGCAATCATAGTAAATATGCCAACAATTACGATTACCAAAGATCTCTGCTATTAATGAATAGAATTGAGCATTTAGATAATGGATTCATACTTTTGTGCGAAAATCAATCTTTTACATCTCCAATAGGACTTGTTAACTATGAATTTTATTCCGAAATTAATGGTCTGAATAAAACACTGAAGTTGCATTCAGATCTTATACAATGCGTGGTAAGTAATGAGTTGGATTCTTCAGTTCCCCTAGGAAAAGCACAGGAACCCGAATTATGGGACTATGCCGATAATGTAGACACAATTGCATTTTTATCAAATTTAAAATCAAAATAACAAAATGATATATAAATTTAGAATTACATCATCAGAAGTAGAAGGATTTGTGAGAGAGATAGAGATCAATCACGAACAAACTTATTTAGAATTTCACAATGCTATTCAAAAAGCAATAGAATATGACAATTCGCAAATGGCCTCTTTTTATCAGATTGGAGCTACTGGCGAACGCGGATTAGAAATTGCCCTCTTCGAAATGAACACAGAAGATGATGATAATATGAACGTTGTTCCTATGGATGTAGCAATGATTCGCGAATTTGTTTCCTCCGAAAAGCCTAATCTCATTTATGTTTTCGACTTTTTCTCTGACAGATATTTTAATATCGAGCTAATTGAAAAAGGAATTGCCAAATCAAGAACAAAATACCCTAAATGCAGTCTCTCAAAAAATGATGCTCCCGAACAAATTAAAATGGATGCTGAGAATTTTGAAGGATTAGACCTAAATATTGGTGAACTTGACTCTTCTTCTAAAAAAGAAAAAACTGCTGATGATTACTTAGCTGATTTTGATGATAACCTAAATGACGGACCTGAATTTGAAAGTCTGGACGATTATGAAGATATTCTTTAAGCAATGAATAATTATTAATTAAAAATGAGTAATATTTTTGCAAGCATCCACAAATATATTACTCATTTTTTTATTATCATAAAAACACATTTTTCTTAAGCCTACTATGTCTAAAACCCTAATTGTTATTCTTGGTCCTACAGGAGTTGGTAAAACCGATTTAAGTATCAATATTGCCAAACACTTTAATACTGAAATTTCATCGTCCGATAGCCGACAAGTATATCGTGAATTGAGCATTGGAACAGCAGTACCCGAAAAAGAACAATTAGAAGCAGTAAAACACCATTTTATTCATACACATTCTATTCACGACTATTTTAGCTCGTGGGAATGCGAAAAACAAACCATCGAGTTATTATCTAAACTCTATAAAGAAAAAAATGAAGTTCTGTTAGTTGGCGGCAGCATGATGTATATCGATGCTATTTGCAATGGTATCGACGACATTCCTACAATAGACCCACAGCTTAGAAAAGAGGTGATGGAGCAATATGAGAAAGAAGGCTTAGAATACATGCGAATGCAATTGAAACAACTCGATCCTGTTTTTTACAATCAAGTTGATTTAAAAAATGCAAAACGAGTAATTCATGCTGTAGAAATTTGCTTGATGACCGGAAAACCTTATTCTGAACTAAGAACCAATTCGAAAAAACACCGAGATTTTAACATCCTTAAAATTGGATTGAATCGCGACAGAGCCGAATTATATGATAGAATAAATCGAAGAGTTGACCTAATGATAGAAGAAGGTTTGATAGATGAAGCCAAATCTGTTTTTGAATTCAGGCATTATAACTCCTTGAATACTGTAGGCTACAAAGAATTGTTTGAATATTTCGATGGAAAAATAGATCTGGAAAAAGCCATTGAGCTAATCAAAAGAAACTCTCGTCGCTATGCCAAACGCCAGCTTTCCTGGTTTCGTCGTGATGATGAGATTCAGTGGTTCCATCCCGATCAGGAAGAAGAAGTACTTCAATATATCAAAAGTAAAATTTTAAAAGAGGCATAATGTCTCTTTTTTTATTCATAAAATCCTTTATCCATAACTCCAAACTCGTCTATCCCAAGTATCTTATGCTTCCACACCGCATCGATAAATCCAATACCATAAGCGAACAACTGAATAAAGCTTGCCAGCAAAGCTAAAAATCCTACTTTTAGCGATTTAGTTTTTGTTAATGCATCGGCAAAAACCAAAAAAGCATAAAGAAAAACTG
This genomic interval from uncultured Marinifilum sp. contains the following:
- a CDS encoding acyl-CoA reductase, encoding MNLNQRIKSFSILGDFLSQFCSENQSQTNHYLNSKFYNDFKALISRVANENLWFTPFHVHASINGICSFLNAEKLEKWLSKYSISDKNTELKVAVIMAGNIPMVGFHDMLSVLISGHHFIGKLSSKDNQLLDFISKILIEINSEFRELISFQSERLNVQNKFDAIIATGSNNSARYFEAYFGKYQHIIRKNRTSIAVLSGNESKEELIALGKDIFLYFGLGCRNVSKLYVPTSYDFTKLLDCWKDYAYVSNHSKYANNYDYQRSLLLMNRIEHLDNGFILLCENQSFTSPIGLVNYEFYSEINGLNKTLKLHSDLIQCVVSNELDSSVPLGKAQEPELWDYADNVDTIAFLSNLKSK
- the miaA gene encoding tRNA (adenosine(37)-N6)-dimethylallyltransferase MiaA; the protein is MSKTLIVILGPTGVGKTDLSINIAKHFNTEISSSDSRQVYRELSIGTAVPEKEQLEAVKHHFIHTHSIHDYFSSWECEKQTIELLSKLYKEKNEVLLVGGSMMYIDAICNGIDDIPTIDPQLRKEVMEQYEKEGLEYMRMQLKQLDPVFYNQVDLKNAKRVIHAVEICLMTGKPYSELRTNSKKHRDFNILKIGLNRDRAELYDRINRRVDLMIEEGLIDEAKSVFEFRHYNSLNTVGYKELFEYFDGKIDLEKAIELIKRNSRRYAKRQLSWFRRDDEIQWFHPDQEEEVLQYIKSKILKEA